One part of the Pecten maximus chromosome 1, xPecMax1.1, whole genome shotgun sequence genome encodes these proteins:
- the LOC117331336 gene encoding uncharacterized protein DDB_G0287625-like codes for MSRFDVEKFNPAPDPDLICCICQCVLDSPMESPCRHVFCKICIETWLANHHNCPTCRRSLRTRRLKPVLPLVQNMINRLQMSCDFSINGCKEILILEQYDSHLKVCDYEKLKCRFSKCGIELLRKDLSEHEEELCKFREKKCNKQCGLMIPISVFDTHDCFAELQKFATESTALVETLKKSVKELTELTKTMKKNLEDLSRELQGRRHRSPFSSPTYSPYSFTSSGDESDLSNFILDDYSNDRFDDNHNTERNIPPATSALQMYMDRTRDQRNVRWRSGNPNRNVEVIDLVQPVNSNRTDNNNTTNENVSTQGTSTSQLPSRPNTNDVNGNQVLGNNTAAGRQATPESRQDSHSNEAALTTRVSSTRSRSHIWDSDISVLSSSSSSSSSSSDDDVDRDFGIEHGENGGYEERDRNSDLYTYSFSSTPINSPNRSVRSRSSSRSTIHDDHGSQMHRGISSSRDTNQSVSEIYSEDESDISYSSTSSSEYESPARVPDTRHQSDYSSDQHTSVNLTRNTVDSWRNTYSSCADRTRSSHNSSLNQSYPSLCQTDHNTTVNMDQSTCIVESEQEPNSSIDHSSHVENSKWDRHTTRTRSAGSDPNIKTDQTTSVSSHVATLMDLSNCGSDQTRNEIPSDQNDVILVSVEKGSRPVQGNNIYYNSEPVKCNENASSARGGMSPSVNNTDTTSPHMENTVNNAKEKRYVKVERDMENRTAEMSPSSFSAIWSRKRKHDSSSSSISSQERSPRKRFINSDKAFYGNKSSVSSSISDVPETVSTQNSSAEIVPVTCQDQEQVSGLSLENMRASVITSSHTGGETTCMTTNTTTISVSSLEMCNSSSHITENNPVTQLSVLNNISSQAMCVVTGFSPGHANNEAPVSEKTAMETQGMDPSLNTTFDLRGYNSDTDDTWEPQDSVADSASDLDYVEMTPGSDTDTNGNTNHTNQPVTRNTGGSRSESDDTWEPRISRDDNGVSDDDDSYLSELDIDTDSSYEVRIPMSVAQLLDKYASEDHDSDDSWTPH; via the exons ATGTCTCGATTTGATGTGGAGAAGTTTAATCCGGCTCCGGATCCTGATCTGATCTGTTGTATCTGCCAGTGTGTATTGGATTCTCCTATGGAGAGTCCATGCAGACATGTCTTCTGCAAGATCTGTATCGAAACATGGCTTGCAAACCATCACAACTGTCCCACCTGTCGTCGCAGCCTGAGAACTCGACGACTCAAGCCAGTCCTTCCTCTGGTACAAAACATGATCAATCGTCTTCAGATGTCCTGTGATTTCAGCATAAATGGTTGCAAGGAAATTCTCATTCTTGAACAATATGATAGCCATTTGAAAGTATGTGACTATGAGAAATTAAAATGCCGGTTCAGTAAGTGTGGCATTGAACTCCTTCGGAAAGATTTGAGTGAACATGAAGAAGAGTTGTGTAAATTTCGAGAAAAGAAATGTAACAAACAATGTGGTCTCATGATACCAATTTCTGTCTTTGACACTCATGACTGCTTTGCAGAACTCCAGAAATTTGCAACTG AAAGTACAGCACTTGTGGAAACTTTGAAAAAGAGCGTCAAAGAATTGACAGAATTGACAAAgacaatgaaaaaaaacttgGAAGATCTGTCAAGAGAACTACAGGGACGAAGACATCGTTCTCCTTTTTCATCACCAACCTACTCTCCTTACTCGTTCACCAGTAGTGGTGATGAATCAGATTTGTCCAATTTCATACTGGATGATTATAGCAATGATAGGTTCGATGACAATCACAACACTGAGCGCAATATTCCACCTGCCACCAGTGCCCTCCAGATGTACATGGACCGAACACGAGACCAGCGTAATGTAAGATGGCGCTCAGGAAACCCTAATAGAAATGTAGAGGTGATTGACTTGGTCCAGCCTGTAAATAGTAACAGAACAGACAACAATAATActacaaatgaaaatgtttctacTCAAGGCACTTCAACAAGTCAATTGCCAAGCAGACCTAATACCAATGATGTGAATGGAAACCAAGTTTTGGGAAATAACACAGCTGCAGGGAGACAAGCTACACCAGAATCCAGACAAGACAGTCATAGTAATGAGGCTGCCTTAACAACACGTGTCAGTAGCACACGGTCTCGTAGTCACATATGGGACTCTGATATCAGTGTTTTGTCATCATCGTCTTCTTCATCCTCATCTTCATCTGatgatgatgtagatagagACTTTGGTATAGAACACGGTGAGAATGGTGGATATGAAGAGAGGGACAGAAACAGTGATCTATATACATATTCTTTTTCATCTACACCAATTAATTCCCCAAACAGATCTGTCAGAAGTCGGTCCAGCAGTCGGTCAACCATTCACGATGACCATGGAAGTCAAATGCATAGGGGCATCAGTTCTTCACGAGATACTAATCAAAGTGTGTCCGAAATTTATTCTGAAGATGAGAGCGACATTTCTTACAGTTCAACAAGTAGCTCAGAATATGAAAGTCCAGCAAGAGTGCCtgacacccgtcatcagtcTGATTACTCCAGTGACCAGCACACATCAGTGAACCTGACCAGAAATACTGTAGATTCTTGGAGGAACACATATAGTTCCTGTGCAGATAGAACTAGAAGTTCTCACAATTCTAGCCTAAATCAGTCTTATCCTTCATTATGCCAAACAGATCATAATACTACAGTTAACATGGACCAATCAACTTGTATTGTAGAATCTGAACAAGAGCCCAATTCTAGCATTGACCATTCGTCTCATGTAGAAAATTCTAAATGGGACAGACACACTACCAGAACTAGGTCAGCTGGCAGTGATCCAAACATCAAAACTGACCAGACGACTTCGGTCAGTAGTCATGTAGCCACTCTAATGGATCTGTCTAACTGTGGCTCGGACCAAACTAGGAATGAGATACCCAGTGACCAGAATGATGTAATTTTGGTCAGCGTGGAAAAGGGCTCTCGTCCCGTCCAAGGAAATAACATTTACTACAATTCAGAACCAGTCAAATGTAATGAGAATGCTTCCTCTGCCCGTGGTGGGATGTCACCTAGTGTCAATAACACAGACACTACATCACCACACATGGAAAACACAGTAAACAATGCTAAGGAAAAGAGGTATGTTAAAGTTGAAAGAGACATGGAAAACAGAACTGCTGAAATGTCGCCTAGTTCATTTTCAGCCATTTGGTCGAGGAAGCGTAAACATGACAGCAGTAGTTCAAGCATATCTAGTCAAGAACGATCACCAAGAAAACGATTTATAAACTCAGACAAGGCTTTTTACGGTAATAAATCCAGTGTTTCATCAAGTATTTCTGATGTGCCAGAGACGGTATCAACACAAAACTCTTCTGCTGAGATTGTTCCTGTTACTTGTCAGGATCAGGAGCAAGTTTCTGGACTATCTTTAGAGAACATGAGGGCTTCTGTCATCACTTCCTCTCATACTGGAGGAGAGACAACTTGCATGACCACAAATACTACCACCATATCTGTTTCTAGTCTAGAAATGTGTAATTCTTCCTCACACATTACTGAGAATAATCCAGTCACACAGCTGTCAGTTCTCAACAACATATCAAGCCAAGCAATGTGTGTAGTAACTGGGTTTTCTCCAGGACATGCAAACAATGAAGCTCCAGTATCAGAAAAGACAGCAATGGAAACCCAAGGTATGGATCCTAGCCTGAATACAACTTTTGATCTACGTGGATATAATTCAGACACTGATGACACGTGGGAACCACAGGACAGTGTTGCAGACAGTGCCAGCGATTTAGATTACGTTGAGATGACCCCAGGTTCTGACACAGATACAAATGGTAACACCAACCATACAAACCAGCCAGTGACCAGAAATACTGGTGGCTCACGGTCAGAAAGTGATGACACTTGGGAGCCAAGAATTAGCAGAGATGACAACGGTGTTTCAGATGATGATGATTCTTACCTGTCAGAGCTCGACATTGACACGGACAGTAGCTACGAGGTGAGAATTCCTATGTCTGTTGCCCAGCTATTAGATAAATATGCCTCTGAGGATCATGACTCTGATGACAGCTGGACACCTCATTGA